AGCTGCTGTAGGAGCATATGTTGCTGATTTAGTTCAGGGAATCTCGCCATTATCAAGAAAATCGTTGGGTTTTGAAGAACCCTTTCCCTTACTTGAAATAACAACAGATTCCCTCCCTAGCACTGTGACTGATGACACTGTCTCCCCTCCCACCAGTGTGATGCTTCCAGGACGGCGAGACGGCAACGAACACAGCAAAACTGATGGCAACACACCACCTGTCAAGCCCAGGATAGTGGGCGGCACTGAAGCGGAAAAACGTGAGCCTCCTGTTCCAGTTGCACATCTCCCTCCTTCCGCCCTTCATTGGACACAGTTTTGGAAATATTCAATGGATTGGTTTGTCTGTACATTataatggcaataatagtaacaatagtaatcacaacaaaaaaacaataataataataacaataataaaaacaataaaataataataataataaaaataataataataataataatataataataataataataataataataataataataataataataataataataatattaataataataaaataataataataaaataataagaaaaaagaataaataataataataagtgataataataataataataataataataataataacaataataataataataataataataataataataataataataataataataataataataataataataataataataataataataataataataataataataataataataataataataataataataataataataataataataataataatattaaaaattattataattatcaatattatcattattatttcatttgtataataatgacaataataataatacaataataataataataataataataataataataataataataataataataataataataataataataataataacaaaataataaaaataataataacaataataataataataataatattgataataataataatgataataataataataataataataataataataataataataataataataataataataataataataataataataataataacaaaaaatagtaataaaaaataataataataataataataataataataataataataataataataataataataataataataataataataataataataataataataataacaataataataataacataacaacagtatcaataataaataatttcaTGGTGTTACAGACGAGTTCCCGTGGGTGGTCGCAGTGCAGATTTACAACCCTAACATGGGAGGGTATAAACACATATGCGGCGCTTCCGTGATAGACGAGTGGTGGATCATGACCGCcgctcactgctctctctctgaCGCGAACTATAAGATCGTAGCCGGTGAACATAAATTATCAGCAGTTGAAGGTAAAGACTTTCTATGTACACTACACAAAGGCCACGACTCTGGTACACAGATTACTGAAGCCCTGGGTGGTTCAGGAACTTTCATCAAGATGTGAAGGAGCAAAGCAATCTGGCGAGCACTGCCAGGGTGAGGAGGCATGAATAGGTAGAGTGATGATCTTTGACAGTTTGTGAGGCCAAGGACAGGGTGGCAAGACAACGTGCGGCGGGAAGATACTGAACAGGGCAGACCAGTGCAGGGTGATGAGTTTTAGCAAGATGGTAACTGTTGACTGTCGAGGCCTCCAACATGTCAgtgaggagggggggaagggggaaggtgaTTCAAGGAGGGTGGTGCGGAGAGCGATGGACAAGTAGACCTCTGGAAAAGGAAGGGTAGGTTTGAAATATGGTGGTGACTTCTGAAATACCATGTTGAGGTCTACAATACTGTCTTGGAGTCTGAAATACGAGGCTGACGTCTGAACTACGCTGTTGAGATCTGGTAACATTTCTGTGACGCACCTTAACTACATTCAAAAGACACTAGTTACAGGGGTTCTTGAGGGTGTATTTTACAGTTTTAGTCACTGCTGAACATGAGATTTCCACGGTAGTGACAGAAAAGGCACTCTTGAGAATTCTgtttatcatctctgtagcgTATGAAAGTGCTCGAGGTGTGACAgcaaagggtttcagaatacggtccCGACTCTCACGTCTTGGCCACGCCAGCATTGCGCAAgtcatacattttctttctcatttcttctcatttctattttacaACTTCAATGTTGCAGTTACTGTTACTTGTTGGTATTCCCAACATCATAAAATTGTGTTATACAACGAGGAGtgtcaaaaaaagaaatgaaacaaagtTACTTATGAATGGTAACAGTCCTCACGTAGCTACCCACGTAGACCCACATAGCTTGCTCACCGTGAGCGTCTACTAAACACACTATAATTAGGTCTAGTATTGCACGATGACTGCCCatcagactgagagagagagagagagagagagagagagagagagagagagagagagagagagagagagagagagagagagagagagagagagagagagagagagagagagagagagagagagagagagagagagagagagagagagagagagagagagagagaattaacacacAGAGAAGACACCAAgcttgttgtcgttattgttttcAGATGAGGAGCAGCACCGAGAGGTAGAAACCATTGTCATACATCCTGGGTGGGACAATGATACATATGAGAATGATATTGCCCTCCTGAAGCTGTCAGAGAAGCTGGAACTGGATGGAAAGACTGTCGCTCCCATCAGTCTGCCAACACCACTAACCAAATCCACAGGTGAAGAAATGTCTTTGTTTCTCTAGAGTCTAGATTCTTACAGTCCATCACAGTGCTTCACACTGATAACGATTCCCGCTGACTACCATGGAGCCTCACAGGACAACTCTTCCgcaggtgaatgtgtggtggCTGGCTGGGGCAGAATAAGTAACGAAAACTGCACATGCTCTGACGTGTTGAGGAAAGTCCGGTTACCTATCGTCTCAGACGAAGAATGCAGAGAGACATACGCTACCATTAATAAAGAGATCTTCGACAGTAATATCTGCGCTGGATACAAGGAGGGTGAAAAAAGCTCCTGCAAGTAAGCTGCTCTACTCATCTCGTTTGTCAGGGCACAAAGATTAGTTGTTGTGTTCTTATAGTGACATTTCCCTTGCGGGACGCAGGGCAGTAGTGTACTTACAGTGCAGCAACATGAACACCACATTTGCTGATCACTTCATTGCAAAGAGAACAATTAGATCCGTGAACCAATATCATTTGTCATGTCGCGCTGCGAAACAAGACACACTGAGCCAGTGAGTGTGGAGAGCAAGGAGTGGAGTGGTTGCCTTGGTGCAGAGCAGCCACCTGATGGACAACTCCCAACCACTAACCACAATGCCTGCTGTGGATCAAACCCCGTgccggtggtgatagtggtgctgATAATAAGGTCACATTGATGTGGATTTATCATGAGTGTTACTGATGCTGCAGATATGACAATGTGGAactactttctccttttttgtaaGAGGAGTACTGGCAAAGGGCATCAAATCTACAAAAATTCTTAAAAATAGGCCCGACTGAAGTGTCCGTCCCCTCACAATTAAGAGATAATCGAGATCAGAGAAGTGTCTCGAAACCTTCATGAAAGATTTCAAGTCAGCCGAAAGtataaatacagaagcagatttCAAGTCAGccgaaagagagataagagagagagagagagagagagagagagagagagagagagagagagagagagagagagagagagagagagagagagagagagagactccagcatataatatatatgaagTCTACTCAAAACATAGATATATAAGACCCCTGTAGAGTTAACAATCGTGGGATGTGGGTGAGTAAACCAGCCAGACAcgactcagaacaccaacctaAATAGAAACTATTCTAGCTGGAGATGACGTGTGAAAGTTCCATTTAAGAGTATAAATAGAGAACAGACCAAGGATGTTCATTGTAATAGAAGACATTCCACGGATGTTGAATGTTGAAAAGTTTATGAATTTACCTCTATTTGATGCACATATGATCATACACGTGTACTCTTCCTAGGGTGATTCTGGCGGCCCCTTCGTCTGCCAgggagaaaacaacaagaactacgTGGCTGGCTTGGTGTCTGGGGGCATAGGATGTGGTTGCATGAGCACTCCTGTCGTGTACACTGAGGTGAGTCCCAGCCACGTCCATCACGACACGGCCTTCCTTCCCTACGTCAGTTACAACTCATTAACCTTGaagttacagtgtgtgtgtgtgtgtgtgtgtgtgtgtgtgtgtgtgtgtgtgtgtgtgtgtgtgtgtgtgtgtgtgtgtgtgtttgatctgctgcagtctctgacgagacagccagacgttaccctacggaacgagctcagagctcattgtttccgatcttcggataggcctgagaccaggcacacaccacacaccgggacaacaaggtcacaactcctcgatttacatcccgtacctactcactgctaggtgaacagcacctacacgtgtggagacacacccaaatatctccacccggccggggaatgtgtcctctgtgtgtgtgtgtgtgtgtgtgtgtgtgtgtgtgtgtgtgtgtgtgtgtgtgtgtgtgtgtgtgtgtgtgtgtgtgtgtgtgtcagcacaCCAGTCTAATGTTTTGTGTTCTCTAGGTGAGCTACTTTGTTGACTGGATCAATGAGGTCAGGAATCAGGAGTCGTTGCAACACTGACCCATGCGACCCATCAcggcaaggaaggaaaacacacagacGACCCTGAAATGCAAAACACCGCCACCCTCAATGCCAAGACCAGCATCCTCCATTGGCAAAGACACCATGGAGGACCACTCCTCAAACTACTTCACAAATCACATCACAATACACTCTTTCAACACGTGCCTGCATGTGTCAGTCGCTTTTAAGTATTGGGACCTTTATTTGCTTGTACAGTGAATGTCTCAGGCTTGGAGTCTTTGTCTTCTGCGACATTTACAAAACTAATACACTGACCACAATCCTACGGCATTATATAGACGTGAAATAAAGTCTCAGCATAACCAGagttctattcctcctccctttcattatAAAGTCTACTGGCAGTGTATCTTCATTCCCACCACATCAGGTAGGTAGTTGCTTCTTAAACATGGAATTCTATGCTAGGAGACGAACTTCAGAATATATGTACATTTCCCGAAACACTGAAAGGGAAAACGTTAGATGCCTGCACCACAACGGTTGCTGGGTTCcaagttttttctattttatttatttattttttttttttttgagaacgTTCTATTTACATCGCTTCCAAAGACTTGTGCCCATTTGTAGTCCCAGATTGGGAGTGGACGAGACTGTTAGTCCTGCTCAGGTGCCAAGCTTTTTCGATATtttaaaagattaataaaagctgcaagaaaaggaaataaaaatacagaatgTTCCGTGAGTTAAGTAAGGTACATACTTCGGGATTAGATAGTTAAAGTAATTCCGAATATCGAAAGTAATCTATAGACATATGTAGTGTTTtgcttaatatattttttttcaagaaatgAACGTGAAAGTTAAGTGTATCGGGAACTGTTCGCTTGACTggcctccacctctctcccctccatcttcCCAGACTGGCTACGTAACGTACATGGGTGATGAAGCTTTACAtttttagtatgtgtgtgtgtgtgtgtgtgtgtgtgtgtgtgtgtgtgtgtgtgtgtgtgtgtgtgtgtgtgtgtgtgtgtgtgtgtgtgtgtgtgtgtgtgtgtgtgtgtgtgtgtgtgtgtgtgtgtgtgtgtgtgtgtgtgtgtgtgctacggaGATAAGTTTGGAGATCTCAGCTTTGAGCCATATACTATGAAAAACTGCTGATATGTCTAAGACACTAATAaagtatcaataataataataataataataataataataataataataataataataagaagaagaagaagaagaagaagaagaagaagaagaagaagaagaagaaaagaatattaatattataatattaataataataataataataataataacaataataatagtaataataataacaataataataacaataataataataatagtagtagtagttgtagtagtagtagtagtagtagtagtagtagtagtagtagcagtagcagcagtagtagtagtaatagtagtaaaagtagtagtagtaataacaataataataataataataataataataataataataataataataataataataaaaataaaaataataataataataataataataataataataataataataataataataataataataataataataataataataataataataataataacaataataataataataataataataataataataataataataataaaataataatgataataacaaaaataataataataaaaatagcagtagtaataataataataaaaataataaaaaataataaaaataatagtaataataataataataataataataataataataataataataataataacaataatttttaGACATTCAGacaatttggaggaggaggtgaaaaaaaaac
The sequence above is drawn from the Portunus trituberculatus isolate SZX2019 chromosome 41, ASM1759143v1, whole genome shotgun sequence genome and encodes:
- the LOC123516966 gene encoding trypsin-1-like yields the protein MTAAHCSLSDANYKIVAGEHKLSAVEDEEQHREVETIVIHPGWDNDTYENDIALLKLSEKLELDGKTVAPISLPTPLTKSTGECVVAGWGRISNENCTCSDVLRKVRLPIVSDEECRETYATINKEIFDSNICAGYKEGEKSSCKVILAAPSSAREKTTRTTWLAWCLGA